From the genome of Perca fluviatilis chromosome 1, GENO_Pfluv_1.0, whole genome shotgun sequence, one region includes:
- the si:dkey-92j12.5 gene encoding multiple PDZ domain protein isoform X4: protein MEIMDTQRALEAVERLQAKLKERGEAPTQEKLSLLKTVLQSPLFHHILSLQQAQRKPPAKGKISKSVSMNCGPCQGMGLDLKTLSHSDSYTWAMEGRRPSNARSIHRDGSISSLGSQDLSFVDIYTDNCIQTESQRRHVEMIELANDGKGLGFGIIGGRSTGVMVKTILPGGAAGRDKRLRSGDQILRIGDTDLAGMNSEQVAQVLRNAGTKVKLLIARDITKDKYLSSPVLSQDSLDGKLNDLNDDYEFSVQFTKNSRGLGFTISSYIGDLNSVYSAGVIVKSIVKGSTVDQDGRINIGDIILSVDGVSLQGCSEQRAMEVLRRTSPLVRLRLLRKAVRLSHILPPVPPLQPLRHSHSFHEGNPYRLGLNKIQETGICSLREISRRAAYANGRPRHNSRNGVKLTPAEEEDLRKRWQHAVGQRFEVIVCQVERFNETSGLGISLEARAGHHYLCSVLPEGPVGQSGKIFNGDQILEVNGIPLIGETHKEVVNILKELPMRVCLVCSHIVPPAIPNSDEEDDDDVHLTLKELLAEFNDKLDQGCAVPCPTAEDITKRGVPPMSPPLAMWEREAHVVELEKGESGLGFSILDYQDPEDATKTVLVIRSLVPGGVADQDGRLLPGDRLMFVNESDLEGSSLDYAVHVLKSTGYGPVRIGVAKPLPLELCGGLTPISERSLRVSCDDPESHSQISQLAEANTNTCNSEGNRITQPCYTTTENRLRHRFGIMEDEDRQKAPLPPPRTSFERTITVVRGNRGLGMSVSAIKDGTGMLVRSVVQGGSVSQDGRLVVGDAILAINGEPTSNLTNARARATLRRHSVIGPEMSITYVPAHQVDEYRTHLCLPPLASMAAGTSSSPTPPTPSPEPAVAQARSPGPVRAAAPTSVSSTLKPSASVKFQAAASDPAEVRASAPSKAPFKGPAVVHTITPAPDSSWQIPKSQPHNKKEEGKEDGEIVKEKKHKSSAGGKVPHLEVEIKVDGKEEGEEELYSHATVSWDQPRSVRLTRAPGQSLGISIMGGRGMGRRLSSGEMMRGVFIKHISPDSPAAHNGTLRTGDRILEVCGVNLRDASHEQAVEAIRRAGDSVVFLVQSEQHRSQSPMLTNHERLTLQSNSHSSKVPSPTSDRTNRRSPITVATPITMAAEDEGDTGRKKMLQRYGSLSGKLHMIELEKDPEAQGLGISLSGNKDGSRARMSVHVADIDPQGPAGLDGRIRVGDELLEINGQILYGRSHQNASAIINNTPSKVKIILIRNKAALGQTAHGSTTECKDTGTDSQIDSAQRGGLSTDIQHITLPQDHVGLGLCLAEGESKEGVVVRSLIQHGTASKDGRIKVGDIIIAVGDVPVAGLSVYKVSSLILKHRVTVKLSIRPSKSLSSSSSLPLPTSFSYPCSLSPASLPVSFSSSLNAMQTSPTGQCDWLGSAPTTTDPLYCPVVAGRETTIEFCKGNVGLGLSIVGGCDTLLGAVIIHEVNDGGAAQRDGRLQAGDQILEVNGIDLRQATHDEAIGVLRLTTQRVRLCVFRHQEAYREEDLWDVFSLELRPRPGEGLGLTTVGKTNDTGVFVSDIIRGGVADSDGRLLLGDQILSINGEDVRAAPQEHAHTLLQSCSGAVHLEVARFKAGLQYSQQNQEYFKLCFIQSEDSDCSTLTPSSGCDTSFGHQRETDNKTGSYSFQDYPDSRKVIIEKGPCDSLGISVAGGVGSPHDNVPLFIATMDTNGLAAKTQQLQTGDRILSINDVSMEGMTHVQAGVLLKNAPGTVSLQVAVGSDGCSTKDHNDMHARTTSQSSSLPRFHNNLSARTYKTITLERGSSGLGFSIVGGFSSPHGDLPIYIKTVFNKGAAIEDGRLKRGDQIIAVNGHCLEGVTHAEAVDILKKTKGTVVLTVLS from the exons GGGAAGATTTCCAAATCAGTGTCCATGAACTGTGGCCCCTGCCAGGGCATGGGGCTGGACCTGAAGACGCTGAGCCACAGTGACTCTTACACATGGGCCATGGAGGGCCGAAGGCCCAGCAATGCCAGATCCATCCACAGGGATGGCAGCATCTCTTCTCTTGGCTCACAGGATCTGTCCTTCGTAGATATCTACACAGACAACTGCATTCAAACTGAATCCCAA AGGCGCCATGTGGAGATGATAGAGCTGGCCAATGATGGGAAAGGGCTTGGTTTTGGCATCATAGGAGGGCGAAGCACAGGAGTCATGGTCAAGACCATCCTTCCTGGTGGAGCTGCTGGACGG GATAAGCGCCTGCGTAGCGGAGATCAAATCCTGCGCATCGGAGATACAGATCTGGCGGGTATGAACAGCGAACAGGTGGCACAG GTACTGCGAAATGCTGGTACCAAGGTGAAACTGCTCATCGCCAGGGACATAACCAAGGACAAGTACCTTTCCTCTCCTGTCCTCAGCCAGGACAGCTTGGATGgcaag CTCAATGACTTGAATGATGACTATGAGTTCAGTGTGCAGTTCACTAAGAACAGTCGGGGCCTGGGTTTCACCATTTCTAGCTACATAGGTGACCTAAACTCAG TCTACAGCGCTGGTGTGATAGTGAAGAGCATAGTGAAAGGCAGCACTGTCGATCAAGATGGACGCATCAACATTGGAGACATCATCCTATCG GTGGACGGGGTGAGTCTGCAGGGCTGCAGTGAGCAGCGTGCCATGGAGGTGCTGAGGAGGACGAGTCCCCTGGTCAGACTGAGGTTGCTGAGGAAGGCTGTACGTCTGAGTCACATCCTGCCCCCAGTTCCTCCCCTGCAGCCCCTCCGACACTCCCACAGCTTCCACGAGGGCAATCCCTACAGACTGGGCCTCAACAAGATTCAAGAGACAG GAATCTGCTCGCTGCGTGAAATCTCCCGTCGAGCAGCATATGCCAATGGACGACCCCGACACAATTCCAGAAATG GTGTGAAACTGACACCAGCTGAGGAAGAAGACCTGAGGAAGAGGTGGCAACATGCAGTTGGACAGCGATTTGAAGTTATT GTGTGTCAGGTGGAGCGTTTCAATGAGACAAGTGGCCTCGGCATCAGTCTGGAGGCTCGGGCGGGCCATCACTACCTGTGCTCCGTCTTACCTGAGGGGCCAGTTGGCCAAAGCGGCAAGATCTTCAATGGAGACCAGATATTGGAG GTGAATGGGATCCCTCTCATTGGAGAGACACATAAGGAGGTGGTCAATATTCTAAAGGAGCTGCCGATGCGTGTTTGCCTGGTGTGCTCTCACATTGTACCCCCTGCAATTCCGAACAGTGATGAGGAAGATGACGATGATGTTCATCTCACCCTGAAAGAGCTGCtggctgagttcaatgacaag TTGGACCAGGGTTGTGCTGTTCCCTGTCCTACAGCTGAGGACATCACCAAGCGTGGCGTGCCCCCCATGTCACCTCCTCTGGCCATGTGGGAGAGAGAGGCTCATGTGGTCGAGCTGGAGAAAGGCGAGTCGGGACTGGGCTTCAGTATCCTGGACTACCAG GATCCAGAAGATGCCACTAAAACAGTTCTGGTAATCCGGTCCTTGGTGCCTGGAGGTGTAGCAGATCAAGATGGTCGCCTCCTGCCTGGTGACCGACTCATGTTCGTTAATGAAAGTGACTTGGAAGGCTCCAGCCTGGATTATGCCGTGCACGTCCTGAAGTCCACCGGCTATGGCCCTGTCCGCATTGGAGTTGCCAAACCACTGCCT ctGGAACTGTGTGGTGGATTAACACCCATCTCAGAGAGGAGCCTTCGGGTTTCCTGTGATGACCCTGAAAGCCACTCTCAGATCAGCCAGCTAGCAGAGGCTAACACCAACACTTGCAACTCTGAGGGCAACCGCATCACCCAGCCGTGCTACACTACAACG GAAAACCGGCTACGTCATCGTTTCGGCATCATGGAAGACGAAGATAGGCAGAAAGCGCCGCTTCCACCGCCCCGCACCAGCTTTGAGAGGACAATCACTGTTGTCCGGGGCAACCGTGGCCTTG GGATGTCGGTGAGTGCTATCAAAGACGGCACAGGCATGCTGGTGCGCAGTGTGGTCCAGGGGGGCTCTGTTAGCCAGGATGGCAGGTTGGTGGTCGGGGACGCCATCTTGGCCATCAACGGAGAACCTACCTCCAATCTGACCAACGCCAGGGCCAGAGCCACGCTCCGCAGGCACTCTGTCATAGGGCCAGAGATGAG CATAACCTATGTCCCGGCCCATCAGGTGGACGAGTACCGTACCCATCTGTGTTTACCCCCTCTGGCATCCATGGCAGCAGGCACCTCTTCCTCACCCACCCCACCAACCCCTTCTCCAGAACCTGCTGTGGCCCAGGCAAGATCACCTGGTCCAGTCAGAGCTGCAGCTCCAACTTCAGTTTCATCCACCCTCAAACCCTCTGCTTCAGTCAAATTTCAAGCCGCAGCTTCAGATCCAGCAGAAGTCAGAGCCTCTGCTCCATCCAAAGCTCCATTCAAAGGTCCAGCTGTAGTCCATACCATCACCCCGGCCCCAGACTCAAG TTGGCAGATTCCAAAATCTCAACCTCACAATaagaaggaggaaggaaaagaaGATGGAGAGATTGTGAAGGAGAAAAAGCATAAGAGTAGTGCAGGTGGGAAAGTACCACACCTGGAGGTGGAGATAAAGGTGGACGGtaaagaggagggagaagaggagcTTTATTCTCATGCCACAGTTTCTTGGGATCAACCTAGAAG TGTGCGGCTGACTCGAGCGCCAGGCCAGTCCCTGGGTATCAGCATAATGGGAGGCAGAGGCATGGGCCGGAGACTGAGCAGTGGAGAGATGATGAGGGGAGTCTTCATCAAGCACATCAGCCCCGACAGCCCAGCAGCACATAATGGCACCCTCCGGACTGGAGACAGGATactagag GTGTGTGGTGTGAACCTAAGAGATGCCAGCCATGAGCAGGCAGTGGAGGCCATCCGCAGGGCTGGAGACTCTGTGGTCTTCCTGGTGCAGTCTGAACAGCACAGATCTCAG TCTCCTATGCTTACCAACCATGAGAGACTAACTCTGCAGTCCAACTCACACAGCAGCAAG GTACCTTCGCCAACATCTGATAGAACGAATAGGAGAAGCCCCATAACTGTCGCAACACCAATCACGATGGCAGCTGAAGATGAGGGCGATACTGGCAGGA AAAAGATGCTTCAGCGTTATGGTAGCCTATCCGGGAAGCTCCATATGATTGAGCTGGAGAAGGACCCTGAGGCTCAAGGCCTGGGAATCAGCCTCTCAGGGAACAAGGATGGTTCCAGGGCCCGCATGAGTGTCCACGTGGCGGATATAGACCCTCAAGGACCTGCTGGTTTAGATGGGAGAATACGGGTTGGAGACGAGCTACTGGAG ATCAATGGTCAGATCTTGTACGGCCGGAGTCACCAAAACGCCTCCGCCATCATCAATAACACTCCATCGAAAGTCAAGATAATTCTCATCAG GAATAAAGCAGCTCTGGGTCAAACAGCACATGGATCCACAACAGAGTGCAAGGACACAGGCACTGACTCCCAGATAGACTCTGCACAGCGTGGAGGATTATCCACAGACATCCAGCACATCACCCTACCTCAG GATCACGTAGGTCTTGGCCTCTGCCTGGCAGAGGGGGAGTCCAAGGAAGGAGTGGTGGTCAGGTCCCTGATCCAGCACGGCACTGCCAGTAAG GATGGCAGGATAAAGGTTGGAGACATAATCATAGCAGTGGGTGATGTACCTGTTGCAGGACTGTCAGTGTAcaag GTGTCCAGTTTGATTCTCAAACATCGGGTCACTGTCAAGCTCTCCATCAGACCCTCCAAgagtctctcttcctcttcttctttaccTCTCCCGACATCCTTTTCCTatccctgctctctctctcctgcttcaCTCCCTGTCTCCTTCTCTTCATCACTCAATGCCATGCAGACCTCTCCCACCGGGCAGTGTGATTGGCTTGGATCAGCTCCCACAACCACTGACCCCCTGTACTGCCCAGTTGTGGCTGGCAGGGAAACAACGATAGAGTTTTGTAAAGGAAATGTAGGCCTGGGCCTCAGCATTGTCGGAGGATGTGACACTCTGCTG GGGGCGGTAATAATCCATGAAGTAAATGATGGAGGAGCAGCACAGAGAGATGGAAGGCTGCAGGCTGGAGACCAGATATTAGAG GTAAATGGTATAGACCTGCGGCAGGCCACTCATGATGAGGCCATTGGCGTGCTGCGGCTCACCACCCAGCGTGTTCGCCTGTGTGTCTTCAGGCACCAGGAGGCCTACAGGGAGGAGGACCTGTGGGACGTCTTCAGCCTGGAGCTGAGGCCTCGCCCTGGAGAGGGGCTGGGGTTAACCACAGTGGGGAAGAC TAATGACACAGGCGTCTTTGTGTCAGATATCATCAGAGGAGGCGTAGCGGATTCAGATGGCAGGTTGTTGCTAGGTGACCAGATTCTGTCAATCAATGGGGAGGATGTCCGTGCAGCACCGCAGGAACATGCACACACGCTTCTACAG AGTTGCAGTGGAGCAGTCCACCTGGAGGTGGCTCGTTTTAAAGCTGGACTGCAATACTCACAGCAGAACCAG GAGTACTTTAAGTTGTGTTTTATCCAGAGTGAAGACTCTGACTGTTCCACCCTGACCCCCTCAAGTGGATGTGATACTTCCTTCGGCCACCAGAGGGAGACAGATAACAAGACTGGGAGCTACT CATTTCAAGACTACCCTGACTCCAGAAAAGTAATAATAGAAAAG GGTCCATGTGACTCCTTGGGCATCAGTGTAGCAGGAGGAGTGGGCAGTCCCCATGACAACGTACCTCTTTTTATTGCTACCATGGATACCAATGGACTTGCTGCCAAAACGCAGCAATTACAG ACAGGAGACCGGATCCTTAGTATCAATGATGTGTCTATGGAGGGAATGACTCATGTCCAAGCTGGAGTCCTGCTGAAGAATGCCCCAGGAACCGTCAGTCTGCAG gtggCAGTGGGTTCTGATGGGTGCAGCACAAAGGACCACAATGATATGCATGCGCGGACGACAAGCCAGTCCAGCAGCCTGCCACGCTTTCACAACAACCTCTC TGCTCGCACGTATAAGACCATCACTCTAGAGAGAGGCTCCTCGGGCCTGGGCTTCAGCATCGTAGGAGGGTTCAGCAGCCCTCACGGAGACCTGCCGATCTACATCAAAACTGTCTTCAACAAG GGGGCGGCCATAGAGGACGGCAGGCTGAAACGTGGCGATCAGATCATTGCCGTGAATGGACATTGTCTGGAGGGCGTGACTCACGCTGAAGCTGTGGACATCCTCAAGAAGACCAAGGGAACTGTAGTCCTAACAGTACTCTCTTGA
- the si:dkey-92j12.5 gene encoding multiple PDZ domain protein isoform X2, with translation MEIMDTQRALEAVERLQAKLKERGEAPTQEKLSLLKTVLQSPLFHHILSLQQAQRKPPAKGKISKSVSMNCGPCQGMGLDLKTLSHSDSYTWAMEGRRPSNARSIHRDGSISSLGSQDLSFVDIYTDNCIQTESQYCTPPRISRTMSMGRNLSAIAHERRHVEMIELANDGKGLGFGIIGGRSTGVMVKTILPGGAAGRDKRLRSGDQILRIGDTDLAGMNSEQVAQVLRNAGTKVKLLIARDITKDKYLSSPVLSQDSLDGKLNDLNDDYEFSVQFTKNSRGLGFTISSYIGDLNSVYSAGVIVKSIVKGSTVDQDGRINIGDIILSVDGVSLQGCSEQRAMEVLRRTSPLVRLRLLRKAVRLSHILPPVPPLQPLRHSHSFHEGNPYRLGLNKIQETGICSLREISRRAAYANGRPRHNSRNGVKLTPAEEEDLRKRWQHAVGQRFEVIVCQVERFNETSGLGISLEARAGHHYLCSVLPEGPVGQSGKIFNGDQILEVNGIPLIGETHKEVVNILKELPMRVCLVCSHIVPPAIPNSDEEDDDDVHLTLKELLAEFNDKLDQGCAVPCPTAEDITKRGVPPMSPPLAMWEREAHVVELEKGESGLGFSILDYQDPEDATKTVLVIRSLVPGGVADQDGRLLPGDRLMFVNESDLEGSSLDYAVHVLKSTGYGPVRIGVAKPLPLELCGGLTPISERSLRVSCDDPESHSQISQLAEANTNTCNSEGNRITQPCYTTTENRLRHRFGIMEDEDRQKAPLPPPRTSFERTITVVRGNRGLGMSVSAIKDGTGMLVRSVVQGGSVSQDGRLVVGDAILAINGEPTSNLTNARARATLRRHSVIGPEMSITYVPAHQVDEYRTHLCLPPLASMAAGTSSSPTPPTPSPEPAVAQARSPGPVRAAAPTSVSSTLKPSASVKFQAAASDPAEVRASAPSKAPFKGPAVVHTITPAPDSSWQIPKSQPHNKKEEGKEDGEIVKEKKHKSSAGGKVPHLEVEIKVDGKEEGEEELYSHATVSWDQPRSVRLTRAPGQSLGISIMGGRGMGRRLSSGEMMRGVFIKHISPDSPAAHNGTLRTGDRILEVCGVNLRDASHEQAVEAIRRAGDSVVFLVQSEQHRSQSPMLTNHERLTLQSNSHSSKVPSPTSDRTNRRSPITVATPITMAAEDEGDTGRKKMLQRYGSLSGKLHMIELEKDPEAQGLGISLSGNKDGSRARMSVHVADIDPQGPAGLDGRIRVGDELLEINGQILYGRSHQNASAIINNTPSKVKIILIRNKAALGQTAHGSTTECKDTGTDSQIDSAQRGGLSTDIQHITLPQDHVGLGLCLAEGESKEGVVVRSLIQHGTASKDGRIKVGDIIIAVGDVPVAGLSVYKVSSLILKHRVTVKLSIRPSKSLSSSSSLPLPTSFSYPCSLSPASLPVSFSSSLNAMQTSPTGQCDWLGSAPTTTDPLYCPVVAGRETTIEFCKGNVGLGLSIVGGCDTLLGAVIIHEVNDGGAAQRDGRLQAGDQILEVNGIDLRQATHDEAIGVLRLTTQRVRLCVFRHQEAYREEDLWDVFSLELRPRPGEGLGLTTVGKTNDTGVFVSDIIRGGVADSDGRLLLGDQILSINGEDVRAAPQEHAHTLLQSCSGAVHLEVARFKAGLQYSQQNQLCFIQSEDSDCSTLTPSSGCDTSFGHQRETDNKTGSYSFQDYPDSRKVIIEKGPCDSLGISVAGGVGSPHDNVPLFIATMDTNGLAAKTQQLQTGDRILSINDVSMEGMTHVQAGVLLKNAPGTVSLQVAVGSDGCSTKDHNDMHARTTSQSSSLPRFHNNLSARTYKTITLERGSSGLGFSIVGGFSSPHGDLPIYIKTVFNKGAAIEDGRLKRGDQIIAVNGHCLEGVTHAEAVDILKKTKGTVVLTVLS, from the exons GGGAAGATTTCCAAATCAGTGTCCATGAACTGTGGCCCCTGCCAGGGCATGGGGCTGGACCTGAAGACGCTGAGCCACAGTGACTCTTACACATGGGCCATGGAGGGCCGAAGGCCCAGCAATGCCAGATCCATCCACAGGGATGGCAGCATCTCTTCTCTTGGCTCACAGGATCTGTCCTTCGTAGATATCTACACAGACAACTGCATTCAAACTGAATCCCAA tacTGCACTCCCCCTCGAATCTCCCGCACCATGTCGATGGGGAGAAACCTGTCTGCTATTGCTCATGAG AGGCGCCATGTGGAGATGATAGAGCTGGCCAATGATGGGAAAGGGCTTGGTTTTGGCATCATAGGAGGGCGAAGCACAGGAGTCATGGTCAAGACCATCCTTCCTGGTGGAGCTGCTGGACGG GATAAGCGCCTGCGTAGCGGAGATCAAATCCTGCGCATCGGAGATACAGATCTGGCGGGTATGAACAGCGAACAGGTGGCACAG GTACTGCGAAATGCTGGTACCAAGGTGAAACTGCTCATCGCCAGGGACATAACCAAGGACAAGTACCTTTCCTCTCCTGTCCTCAGCCAGGACAGCTTGGATGgcaag CTCAATGACTTGAATGATGACTATGAGTTCAGTGTGCAGTTCACTAAGAACAGTCGGGGCCTGGGTTTCACCATTTCTAGCTACATAGGTGACCTAAACTCAG TCTACAGCGCTGGTGTGATAGTGAAGAGCATAGTGAAAGGCAGCACTGTCGATCAAGATGGACGCATCAACATTGGAGACATCATCCTATCG GTGGACGGGGTGAGTCTGCAGGGCTGCAGTGAGCAGCGTGCCATGGAGGTGCTGAGGAGGACGAGTCCCCTGGTCAGACTGAGGTTGCTGAGGAAGGCTGTACGTCTGAGTCACATCCTGCCCCCAGTTCCTCCCCTGCAGCCCCTCCGACACTCCCACAGCTTCCACGAGGGCAATCCCTACAGACTGGGCCTCAACAAGATTCAAGAGACAG GAATCTGCTCGCTGCGTGAAATCTCCCGTCGAGCAGCATATGCCAATGGACGACCCCGACACAATTCCAGAAATG GTGTGAAACTGACACCAGCTGAGGAAGAAGACCTGAGGAAGAGGTGGCAACATGCAGTTGGACAGCGATTTGAAGTTATT GTGTGTCAGGTGGAGCGTTTCAATGAGACAAGTGGCCTCGGCATCAGTCTGGAGGCTCGGGCGGGCCATCACTACCTGTGCTCCGTCTTACCTGAGGGGCCAGTTGGCCAAAGCGGCAAGATCTTCAATGGAGACCAGATATTGGAG GTGAATGGGATCCCTCTCATTGGAGAGACACATAAGGAGGTGGTCAATATTCTAAAGGAGCTGCCGATGCGTGTTTGCCTGGTGTGCTCTCACATTGTACCCCCTGCAATTCCGAACAGTGATGAGGAAGATGACGATGATGTTCATCTCACCCTGAAAGAGCTGCtggctgagttcaatgacaag TTGGACCAGGGTTGTGCTGTTCCCTGTCCTACAGCTGAGGACATCACCAAGCGTGGCGTGCCCCCCATGTCACCTCCTCTGGCCATGTGGGAGAGAGAGGCTCATGTGGTCGAGCTGGAGAAAGGCGAGTCGGGACTGGGCTTCAGTATCCTGGACTACCAG GATCCAGAAGATGCCACTAAAACAGTTCTGGTAATCCGGTCCTTGGTGCCTGGAGGTGTAGCAGATCAAGATGGTCGCCTCCTGCCTGGTGACCGACTCATGTTCGTTAATGAAAGTGACTTGGAAGGCTCCAGCCTGGATTATGCCGTGCACGTCCTGAAGTCCACCGGCTATGGCCCTGTCCGCATTGGAGTTGCCAAACCACTGCCT ctGGAACTGTGTGGTGGATTAACACCCATCTCAGAGAGGAGCCTTCGGGTTTCCTGTGATGACCCTGAAAGCCACTCTCAGATCAGCCAGCTAGCAGAGGCTAACACCAACACTTGCAACTCTGAGGGCAACCGCATCACCCAGCCGTGCTACACTACAACG GAAAACCGGCTACGTCATCGTTTCGGCATCATGGAAGACGAAGATAGGCAGAAAGCGCCGCTTCCACCGCCCCGCACCAGCTTTGAGAGGACAATCACTGTTGTCCGGGGCAACCGTGGCCTTG GGATGTCGGTGAGTGCTATCAAAGACGGCACAGGCATGCTGGTGCGCAGTGTGGTCCAGGGGGGCTCTGTTAGCCAGGATGGCAGGTTGGTGGTCGGGGACGCCATCTTGGCCATCAACGGAGAACCTACCTCCAATCTGACCAACGCCAGGGCCAGAGCCACGCTCCGCAGGCACTCTGTCATAGGGCCAGAGATGAG CATAACCTATGTCCCGGCCCATCAGGTGGACGAGTACCGTACCCATCTGTGTTTACCCCCTCTGGCATCCATGGCAGCAGGCACCTCTTCCTCACCCACCCCACCAACCCCTTCTCCAGAACCTGCTGTGGCCCAGGCAAGATCACCTGGTCCAGTCAGAGCTGCAGCTCCAACTTCAGTTTCATCCACCCTCAAACCCTCTGCTTCAGTCAAATTTCAAGCCGCAGCTTCAGATCCAGCAGAAGTCAGAGCCTCTGCTCCATCCAAAGCTCCATTCAAAGGTCCAGCTGTAGTCCATACCATCACCCCGGCCCCAGACTCAAG TTGGCAGATTCCAAAATCTCAACCTCACAATaagaaggaggaaggaaaagaaGATGGAGAGATTGTGAAGGAGAAAAAGCATAAGAGTAGTGCAGGTGGGAAAGTACCACACCTGGAGGTGGAGATAAAGGTGGACGGtaaagaggagggagaagaggagcTTTATTCTCATGCCACAGTTTCTTGGGATCAACCTAGAAG TGTGCGGCTGACTCGAGCGCCAGGCCAGTCCCTGGGTATCAGCATAATGGGAGGCAGAGGCATGGGCCGGAGACTGAGCAGTGGAGAGATGATGAGGGGAGTCTTCATCAAGCACATCAGCCCCGACAGCCCAGCAGCACATAATGGCACCCTCCGGACTGGAGACAGGATactagag GTGTGTGGTGTGAACCTAAGAGATGCCAGCCATGAGCAGGCAGTGGAGGCCATCCGCAGGGCTGGAGACTCTGTGGTCTTCCTGGTGCAGTCTGAACAGCACAGATCTCAG TCTCCTATGCTTACCAACCATGAGAGACTAACTCTGCAGTCCAACTCACACAGCAGCAAG GTACCTTCGCCAACATCTGATAGAACGAATAGGAGAAGCCCCATAACTGTCGCAACACCAATCACGATGGCAGCTGAAGATGAGGGCGATACTGGCAGGA AAAAGATGCTTCAGCGTTATGGTAGCCTATCCGGGAAGCTCCATATGATTGAGCTGGAGAAGGACCCTGAGGCTCAAGGCCTGGGAATCAGCCTCTCAGGGAACAAGGATGGTTCCAGGGCCCGCATGAGTGTCCACGTGGCGGATATAGACCCTCAAGGACCTGCTGGTTTAGATGGGAGAATACGGGTTGGAGACGAGCTACTGGAG ATCAATGGTCAGATCTTGTACGGCCGGAGTCACCAAAACGCCTCCGCCATCATCAATAACACTCCATCGAAAGTCAAGATAATTCTCATCAG GAATAAAGCAGCTCTGGGTCAAACAGCACATGGATCCACAACAGAGTGCAAGGACACAGGCACTGACTCCCAGATAGACTCTGCACAGCGTGGAGGATTATCCACAGACATCCAGCACATCACCCTACCTCAG GATCACGTAGGTCTTGGCCTCTGCCTGGCAGAGGGGGAGTCCAAGGAAGGAGTGGTGGTCAGGTCCCTGATCCAGCACGGCACTGCCAGTAAG GATGGCAGGATAAAGGTTGGAGACATAATCATAGCAGTGGGTGATGTACCTGTTGCAGGACTGTCAGTGTAcaag GTGTCCAGTTTGATTCTCAAACATCGGGTCACTGTCAAGCTCTCCATCAGACCCTCCAAgagtctctcttcctcttcttctttaccTCTCCCGACATCCTTTTCCTatccctgctctctctctcctgcttcaCTCCCTGTCTCCTTCTCTTCATCACTCAATGCCATGCAGACCTCTCCCACCGGGCAGTGTGATTGGCTTGGATCAGCTCCCACAACCACTGACCCCCTGTACTGCCCAGTTGTGGCTGGCAGGGAAACAACGATAGAGTTTTGTAAAGGAAATGTAGGCCTGGGCCTCAGCATTGTCGGAGGATGTGACACTCTGCTG GGGGCGGTAATAATCCATGAAGTAAATGATGGAGGAGCAGCACAGAGAGATGGAAGGCTGCAGGCTGGAGACCAGATATTAGAG GTAAATGGTATAGACCTGCGGCAGGCCACTCATGATGAGGCCATTGGCGTGCTGCGGCTCACCACCCAGCGTGTTCGCCTGTGTGTCTTCAGGCACCAGGAGGCCTACAGGGAGGAGGACCTGTGGGACGTCTTCAGCCTGGAGCTGAGGCCTCGCCCTGGAGAGGGGCTGGGGTTAACCACAGTGGGGAAGAC TAATGACACAGGCGTCTTTGTGTCAGATATCATCAGAGGAGGCGTAGCGGATTCAGATGGCAGGTTGTTGCTAGGTGACCAGATTCTGTCAATCAATGGGGAGGATGTCCGTGCAGCACCGCAGGAACATGCACACACGCTTCTACAG AGTTGCAGTGGAGCAGTCCACCTGGAGGTGGCTCGTTTTAAAGCTGGACTGCAATACTCACAGCAGAACCAG TTGTGTTTTATCCAGAGTGAAGACTCTGACTGTTCCACCCTGACCCCCTCAAGTGGATGTGATACTTCCTTCGGCCACCAGAGGGAGACAGATAACAAGACTGGGAGCTACT CATTTCAAGACTACCCTGACTCCAGAAAAGTAATAATAGAAAAG GGTCCATGTGACTCCTTGGGCATCAGTGTAGCAGGAGGAGTGGGCAGTCCCCATGACAACGTACCTCTTTTTATTGCTACCATGGATACCAATGGACTTGCTGCCAAAACGCAGCAATTACAG ACAGGAGACCGGATCCTTAGTATCAATGATGTGTCTATGGAGGGAATGACTCATGTCCAAGCTGGAGTCCTGCTGAAGAATGCCCCAGGAACCGTCAGTCTGCAG gtggCAGTGGGTTCTGATGGGTGCAGCACAAAGGACCACAATGATATGCATGCGCGGACGACAAGCCAGTCCAGCAGCCTGCCACGCTTTCACAACAACCTCTC TGCTCGCACGTATAAGACCATCACTCTAGAGAGAGGCTCCTCGGGCCTGGGCTTCAGCATCGTAGGAGGGTTCAGCAGCCCTCACGGAGACCTGCCGATCTACATCAAAACTGTCTTCAACAAG GGGGCGGCCATAGAGGACGGCAGGCTGAAACGTGGCGATCAGATCATTGCCGTGAATGGACATTGTCTGGAGGGCGTGACTCACGCTGAAGCTGTGGACATCCTCAAGAAGACCAAGGGAACTGTAGTCCTAACAGTACTCTCTTGA